One stretch of Schizosaccharomyces pombe strain 972h- genome assembly, chromosome: III DNA includes these proteins:
- the rib5 gene encoding riboflavin synthase Rib5: MFTGLVEAIGVVKDVQGTIDNGFAMKIEAPQILDDCHTGDSIAVNGTCLTVTDFDRYHFTVGIAPESLRLTNLGQCKAGDPVNLERAVLSSTRMGGHFVQGHVDTVAEIVEKKQDGEAIDFTFRPRDPFVLKYIVYKGYIALDGTSLTITHVDDSTFSIMMISYTQSKVIMAKKNVGDLVNVEVDQIGKYTEKLVEAHIADWIKKTQA, translated from the coding sequence ATGTTTACAGGTCTTGTTGAAGCCATTGGTGTTGTTAAAGATGTTCAGGGTACCATTGACAATGGATTTGCTATGAAAATCGAGGCACCACAGATCTTAGACGATTGTCATACCGGCGACAGTATCGCCGTCAACGGTACTTGCCTTACAGTGACAGATTTCGACCGCTATCACTTTACTGTTGGGATCGCTCCAGAGTCTCTGCGTTTGACAAATTTGGGACAGTGTAAAGCTGGCGATCCAGTAAATTTAGAACGTGCAGTGCTTAGTTCTACTCGCATGGGTGGGCACTTTGTTCAAGGACACGTTGATACTGTTGCTGAGATTGTGGAAAAGAAACAGGATGGTGAAGCTATTGATTTTACTTTCCGTCCACGTGATCCTTTCGTTCTCAAATACATTGTTTACAAGGGTTACATAGCCCTGGACGGTACTTCGCTGACCATTACTCATGTTGATGATTCTACGTTTAGCATTATGATGATCTCTTATACTCAAAGCAAGGTAATCATGGCCAAGAAAAACGTCGGCGATTTAGTAAACGTTGAGGTTGACCAAATCGGCAAGTATACTGAGAAATTGGTAGAGGCCCATATTGCTGACTGGATTAAGAAAACCCAAGCTTGA